The Corynebacterium simulans genome contains a region encoding:
- a CDS encoding sensor histidine kinase: protein MALGLLLLWVEMSTAQSKIKNWIEKQRHATYLNTLNGVTRWRRAAIVAVCVLADIATMGAMLLRFDERSGNSWDDRILTEAVIGTSVSILTWVLLAFALRHVPREFSIYERYPGPVSALVSAVIICASAGLHQLSLTVFVAYVSLVSRGSKRWTLVATAVLTLSYGVKIYKPDSFETVPMALFGYAFFWAVLVLSGLLIGVARHSRRQRQATLVARAELNKQTLEAENEKVRQDERNRIARDMHDSLSHRLSLISVYAGGLAYRKDLPPEQVAESATTIQKEAEQAVTDLRQVIRSLRIDDRIDPRTSIDDHVVRARAAGAKVTLEYRDNCLDKISTMGVHTLSRAVQEGLTNARKHAPGQKIAIEVAQDGALARVTMRNRKVEGASANGGEHGLIGMRERARLVGGRLDVEDGEEFSWSLYLPMEER, encoded by the coding sequence GTGGCTCTAGGCCTCCTACTACTGTGGGTGGAGATGAGTACGGCACAGTCGAAGATTAAGAACTGGATTGAAAAGCAGCGGCATGCCACCTACCTCAACACGTTAAACGGGGTAACGCGGTGGCGGCGTGCCGCCATCGTCGCCGTGTGTGTGTTGGCTGATATAGCCACGATGGGGGCGATGCTCCTGCGCTTCGACGAGCGCTCTGGCAATTCGTGGGATGATCGCATCCTTACTGAGGCCGTTATTGGGACGTCGGTGAGCATCCTCACCTGGGTCTTGCTGGCCTTTGCGCTGCGGCACGTGCCGCGGGAGTTTAGCATTTACGAACGCTATCCTGGTCCGGTCTCCGCGCTGGTCAGCGCGGTGATCATTTGCGCTTCGGCGGGACTGCATCAGTTATCACTGACAGTCTTCGTTGCCTATGTTTCTCTGGTCTCGCGTGGAAGCAAGCGCTGGACATTGGTAGCAACGGCGGTGCTCACCTTAAGTTATGGCGTCAAGATTTATAAGCCGGACTCTTTCGAAACCGTGCCTATGGCGTTGTTCGGGTATGCCTTTTTCTGGGCCGTGTTGGTTCTATCAGGGCTGTTGATAGGCGTCGCGCGCCATAGTCGCCGCCAACGTCAGGCCACGCTGGTGGCGCGCGCGGAGCTGAATAAACAGACCCTGGAAGCAGAAAACGAAAAAGTTCGCCAGGATGAGCGCAACCGCATCGCCCGTGATATGCACGATTCGCTCTCACATCGGCTAAGCCTTATCTCTGTATATGCCGGTGGACTGGCGTACCGGAAGGATTTGCCGCCGGAGCAGGTGGCGGAATCCGCTACGACTATCCAAAAAGAGGCCGAGCAGGCGGTGACCGATCTGCGGCAGGTCATTCGCTCTTTGCGTATCGATGATCGAATTGACCCGCGCACCAGCATCGACGATCACGTAGTGCGGGCGCGCGCCGCCGGTGCCAAGGTCACGCTTGAGTACCGCGATAATTGCTTAGATAAGATTTCGACTATGGGTGTTCATACGTTGAGCCGTGCCGTGCAAGAAGGCCTGACGAATGCGCGCAAGCATGCGCCAGGGCAAAAGATTGCGATCGAGGTAGCCCAAGATGGTGCTTTGGCTCGGGTGACGATGCGCAACCGGAAGGTAGAGGGGGCGTCGGCAAACGGCGGCGAGCATGGGCTTATCGGAATGCGCGAACGCGCACGCTTGGTGGGAGGGCGCCTAGACGTAGAAGATGGCGAAGAGTTTAGCTGGAGCCTGTATTTGCCAATGGAGGAACGATGA
- a CDS encoding sensor histidine kinase codes for MTRNRWQVAFIVVLCVLGGCCFGLIGIGIDLEDMGLPNIEPQTDRAYAGFVCLSFIAGMVSWGLLPWAISHDPRELEKSDFPGTRKTFVCGVAVIACGFSYFAVLSQLVAMVSMTSRRSVKWSVAAVVASLSYLAVYPLNPASEFEGWLEFGIVPVLVIVLLIGMQRGKNREKQQNLQREIREEIARDMHDSLSHRLSLIAVHAGALSFQNGQVPKEYSAAAETIRQEANAAVQDLRAVLYALRQEAAEDPRASIETLIRDDNVKLLYSTDPGIVERLDTLGQHTLYRAVQEAATNARKYARGKPVLFDVAKRGPNLVLTVTNAHTGPVGRGFGLRGLAERAELIGGEFRMLEGDEFGWELQLPTKR; via the coding sequence ATGACTAGGAACCGTTGGCAGGTAGCTTTCATCGTCGTGCTCTGCGTCCTAGGCGGGTGCTGCTTTGGACTGATCGGTATCGGCATCGACTTAGAAGACATGGGGTTGCCCAACATCGAGCCGCAAACCGATAGAGCCTATGCCGGCTTCGTTTGCTTGAGTTTCATCGCCGGGATGGTTTCGTGGGGTTTGCTGCCATGGGCCATTTCTCATGATCCGCGGGAGCTGGAGAAATCTGACTTCCCAGGAACGCGGAAGACCTTCGTCTGCGGGGTTGCCGTGATTGCTTGCGGCTTTTCTTATTTTGCCGTGCTATCTCAGCTGGTGGCCATGGTGTCCATGACATCGCGGAGGTCCGTGAAGTGGTCGGTGGCGGCAGTTGTGGCGTCGCTTAGCTATCTCGCTGTCTATCCTCTCAACCCTGCGAGTGAGTTCGAAGGCTGGTTGGAATTTGGCATCGTTCCAGTACTCGTAATCGTGCTTCTGATCGGCATGCAGCGCGGCAAGAACCGCGAGAAGCAACAGAATCTACAGCGCGAAATTCGGGAAGAGATAGCGCGTGACATGCACGATTCACTGTCACATCGGTTGTCGCTGATTGCCGTGCATGCAGGGGCATTGTCTTTTCAGAATGGGCAGGTTCCCAAGGAGTATTCCGCGGCGGCGGAGACGATTCGCCAAGAAGCGAATGCTGCAGTACAGGATCTGCGCGCTGTGCTTTATGCTCTGCGGCAGGAGGCAGCAGAAGATCCACGAGCAAGCATTGAAACGCTCATTCGAGATGACAACGTTAAGCTGCTCTATTCCACTGATCCAGGCATAGTAGAAAGGCTCGATACCTTAGGCCAGCACACGTTGTATCGAGCGGTCCAGGAGGCAGCCACCAATGCCCGCAAGTACGCGCGGGGAAAGCCGGTGCTTTTCGACGTCGCCAAGCGCGGCCCCAATCTCGTACTCACCGTAACCAACGCGCATACGGGCCCAGTGGGGCGTGGTTTTGGGCTGCGGGGTCTGGCTGAGCGCGCGGAACTTATCGGAGGAGAATTTCGGATGCTGGAGGGAGATGAATTCGGATGGGAATTGCAGCTGCCGACGAAGCGCTAA
- a CDS encoding PrsW family glutamic-type intramembrane protease, whose product MKYLFYVLATAGLAYSVHFEFNQSYVTASLIAALIHVVIWTCASWLAFRGHRGTALGMLWGAACTGPAVFFNSHFTTILEKLQLQWLDAAGFAPITEETLKFIGVLLICTYFIKPQRTRDFVYVGIAVGMGFALVEDCTFIAHLTLKDLDSDLMGATTGVLIRFMSCTFAHSLFTGIAAYGLARGRALAGWMGGVTVHFFTNLFPSLDATFPDSLWLPIATLVVVGAIWIASLWFIVRQVRQSRRERGSSRRVSSKSSARESLLSVAK is encoded by the coding sequence ATGAAATACCTATTTTATGTGCTCGCTACCGCGGGTCTCGCTTACTCCGTGCACTTCGAGTTTAACCAGTCTTACGTCACCGCCAGCCTCATCGCTGCACTCATCCATGTGGTGATCTGGACTTGTGCCTCCTGGCTCGCGTTCCGAGGCCACCGCGGCACGGCCCTAGGCATGCTCTGGGGCGCGGCGTGCACCGGCCCGGCTGTCTTCTTCAACTCGCACTTCACCACCATCTTGGAAAAACTGCAGTTGCAGTGGCTAGATGCCGCTGGCTTCGCGCCAATTACTGAAGAGACGCTGAAGTTCATTGGTGTTCTGCTCATCTGTACTTACTTCATTAAGCCCCAACGCACTCGCGACTTCGTCTACGTCGGTATCGCCGTAGGCATGGGCTTTGCGCTCGTAGAGGATTGCACCTTCATCGCACACCTAACGCTGAAAGACCTCGACTCAGATCTCATGGGCGCAACTACTGGGGTGCTCATCAGGTTTATGAGTTGCACCTTCGCACACTCCCTCTTTACCGGCATCGCGGCATATGGCTTGGCCCGTGGCCGCGCACTCGCCGGTTGGATGGGCGGCGTCACGGTTCACTTCTTCACGAACCTCTTTCCCTCGCTGGATGCCACCTTCCCGGACAGCCTCTGGCTGCCCATTGCAACTTTAGTGGTAGTGGGGGCAATCTGGATCGCGTCGCTCTGGTTTATCGTCCGCCAAGTACGGCAATCGCGACGTGAACGCGGCTCGTCCCGCCGAGTTTCTTCAAAATCTTCTGCACGTGAGTCTTTACTGTCGGTAGCGAAATAA
- a CDS encoding response regulator produces MGIAAADEALKVVLVDDEALLRSGLRLMLANAGIKVVGEASNGKDAIAVVLDALPDVVLMDIRMPVMDGIEALGKLSASIPVVMLTAFDTDEFIVDALQAGAVGFLLKSTPPEALVAAVRAAAAGQPMLSREVLERLLSPRPKRKNRRLAHLSDREMEIAELVADGLSNQQIAQQLFISLPTVKTHVQKILKKLGGTSRVHVAIAVLGGR; encoded by the coding sequence ATGGGAATTGCAGCTGCCGACGAAGCGCTAAAGGTGGTGTTGGTCGATGACGAGGCGCTATTGCGCAGTGGCCTGCGGCTCATGCTGGCCAATGCCGGCATCAAGGTGGTGGGGGAGGCCTCTAATGGCAAGGATGCGATAGCAGTGGTGCTGGACGCGCTTCCCGACGTCGTGCTCATGGACATTCGCATGCCCGTCATGGATGGTATCGAGGCGCTGGGGAAGTTGTCGGCGTCGATTCCCGTGGTGATGTTAACCGCTTTCGATACCGACGAATTTATTGTCGATGCGCTCCAAGCCGGTGCCGTTGGATTCCTATTGAAATCGACGCCACCGGAAGCGCTTGTTGCTGCCGTTCGCGCGGCTGCGGCAGGCCAACCGATGCTCAGCCGTGAGGTACTTGAACGCCTGCTCTCCCCGCGGCCAAAGCGGAAGAACAGGCGGTTGGCGCACCTTAGCGACCGCGAGATGGAGATTGCGGAGCTGGTGGCAGATGGGTTAAGTAATCAACAGATTGCGCAGCAGCTTTTTATTTCGCTACCGACAGTAAAGACTCACGTGCAGAAGATTTTGAAGAAACTCGGCGGGACGAGCCGCGTTCACGTCGCGATTGCCGTACTTGGCGGACGATAA